A region from the Nonlabens sp. YIK11 genome encodes:
- a CDS encoding Clp protease ClpP, whose amino-acid sequence MKGTIYISGVIGEDVTLIDVIRQIKALEDAASIDVIIDSVGGSVEVGMAIFNYLDKLDKPVNTIAKQAYSIAASIFMVGEERIVEEGADVLMIHLPWVDGFSGNSYQLEGVVKELQAIENDLVNFYTNYINIDEKTIKNLLDNDTFLSADEAVELGFATSIKQSLKAVAFYDNKSKQETKKMSKTKKFINALNEFFSDKVDATIQNLILQDANGDDVNFTELDADEVPQVGDKAVDGDGKVIDGERVATDGSKWVFEAGVLTEVDAPEEDSEEEIEVDAEAKVEEETEVKAEQEVKEISKWSMTINEDNPQEGDVLTYSYDEDTYTLGAGEFELANGNTAITDADGIVVKLIVADAPSEDEAEPSTEEVEEDAAVTAMVAMLSALKADNESFKQENENFKKEILALKKSIGSEEATVNARTVNNNTKQSIADLPKNLQALAALRK is encoded by the coding sequence ATGAAGGGAACAATATATATCAGTGGTGTTATTGGTGAAGATGTCACCTTAATTGACGTAATAAGGCAAATAAAGGCTTTAGAAGACGCTGCATCCATAGATGTAATCATTGATAGTGTTGGTGGTTCTGTTGAAGTTGGAATGGCAATTTTCAACTATCTAGACAAGCTGGATAAACCAGTAAATACCATAGCTAAACAAGCCTATTCCATCGCTGCATCAATTTTTATGGTTGGTGAAGAAAGAATAGTTGAAGAAGGTGCTGATGTACTAATGATTCACCTTCCTTGGGTTGATGGATTTTCTGGTAATTCTTACCAGTTAGAAGGTGTAGTGAAAGAACTACAAGCTATAGAAAATGACCTAGTTAATTTCTATACCAACTACATCAACATAGACGAAAAGACAATCAAAAATTTATTGGATAACGACACCTTTTTAAGTGCTGATGAAGCAGTTGAATTAGGGTTCGCAACAAGTATAAAGCAATCCCTAAAGGCGGTTGCTTTTTATGATAATAAGAGTAAACAAGAAACTAAAAAAATGAGTAAAACCAAAAAGTTTATAAATGCATTGAATGAATTCTTTTCAGATAAAGTGGATGCCACTATTCAGAATTTGATTCTTCAAGATGCAAATGGTGATGATGTCAATTTCACTGAATTAGATGCTGATGAAGTACCACAGGTTGGTGATAAAGCTGTTGATGGTGATGGTAAAGTAATCGATGGTGAAAGAGTAGCAACGGATGGTTCTAAATGGGTTTTTGAAGCTGGAGTATTAACAGAAGTTGATGCACCAGAAGAAGATTCAGAAGAAGAAATTGAAGTTGATGCTGAAGCTAAAGTTGAAGAAGAAACTGAAGTAAAAGCTGAACAAGAAGTAAAGGAAATCAGCAAATGGTCAATGACCATCAATGAAGATAACCCACAAGAAGGGGATGTACTCACTTACAGCTATGATGAAGACACTTATACATTAGGTGCTGGTGAATTTGAATTGGCTAATGGTAATACAGCAATTACAGATGCAGATGGTATTGTAGTAAAACTAATTGTAGCTGATGCACCATCAGAAGATGAAGCTGAACCATCAACAGAAGAAGTTGAAGAAGATGCAGCAGTAACAGCAATGGTTGCAATGTTATCAGCATTGAAAGCTGATAATGAAAGCTTCAAACAAGAAAACGAAAATTTCAAGAAAGAAATCCTAGCACTTAAAAAATCAATAGGTAGTGAAGAAGCTACTGTAAATGCTAGAACGGTAAATAATAACACAAAACAATCAATTGCTGATTTGCCTAAAAACTTACAGGCTCTTGCAGCATTGAGAAAATAA